From Strix aluco isolate bStrAlu1 chromosome 5, bStrAlu1.hap1, whole genome shotgun sequence:
ggaaacaacaacggaaacaacaacggaaacaacaacggaaacaacaacggaaacaacaacggaaacaacaacggaaacaacaacggaaacaacaacggaaacaacaacggaaacaacaacggaaacaacaacggaaacaacaacggaaacaacaacggaaacaacaacggaaacaacaacggaaacaacaacggaaacaacaacggaaacaacaacggaaacaacaacggaaacaacaacggaaacaacaacggaaacaacaacggaaacaacaacggaaacaacaacggaaacaacaacggaaacaacaacggaaacaacaacggaaacaacaacggaaacaacaacggaaacaacaacggaaacaacaacggaaacaacaacggaaacaacaacggaaacaacaacggaaacaacgttttattttttaaaaaaatttatatttttaaaaataactgcctTTCTAAGCAAAAAACGGAAATAATGGAAATAACACACAGAGCACACTCCCTGCTCTAGTTGCTTAGACCCTACAGGCTTTAGTTCCCCATTTCCCACTGAAGTGGAAACTGTTGCCCTGATCTCATCCACAGTGCAGCTGTCTAGAAATTCGTGTGCAACACAGCCCCACATCATCTGCCGTGACTCTCAGTCCTCCACACACAGAGCACTCACCAGCCGATCACGCTTGGTCGCCCATTCCAGAGACAGCAACGGAGATTTGGAAATGGATGAAGCTTTAGTTTGCATTATGGGGTTAAAAGACCAGACTTTGATGACCCCGTCCACATCCAAGCTGGCCACCCTCCGTCCAGAACAATCAACCCTATGTGCAGAGGAAACTGATTAGAGGTTTTTCTCCCTGAAGTTCTTAGATGCAAGTAGATAGCCCAGTAATCCTTCCTCTCCTGGGCACACACCAATTCCTTCTGCAGGAATCAGAACTTCCTTGCACCACTTCCTGTTCAGTCCACAGTAACCGGCCCAACGAAGCACAGCAAGCTTCACCTGCAAGGCAATAACTCCCTGGGAAAGCAGGATGGTTCTTCCTGGCTGGCATCTCCCATTCACAAAAATCTGTCCATTCTCACCACACAAGCTACAGGCTATTTTCAGTCACACCAACCTGACTGCCCTACAACCGAGAGAACATGCACAAAGTGCTGGACAGAAGAGAGGCTGGGAGAAAGAAGTCAGACACAGTTGATCCTCTACCGAGGCTTCTATGAGAGAGCCCTCTTCTGCCAGTCCATTACCTGCAGTACATGATGGATGAATGGTGCTCCCCGTACTCCTCCTGGCTCAGGACAATGAAAGGCTGCTCCTGCCGGACCGCCACAGCCTCTGCACTGCTGGCAGGCATTTTGGTTGAAGTCTCTGTTTGCTCAGCATGCAGCTCTGAGCATGGCTCTGTCTCAGCTGTGCTAATATCTGTTTTCTTCTCAGCACTTTGGCCCTGAAGGAAGAAATCCTGTGTGAAATACAAGGAAGCAGCAGCTCCAGATCAAGCTCTTCAGCCACCCCAGCCTGCTGGGATTAAAAACCAAGAAGCTGCACTGAAACAGAAGCTGAGTTGTCAGCTCAACACCCCTTCTGCCAGGGACCTTTCTGAGCACAAGAATAGTGTTGCACAACTGCACCATTTAACATGGCCTCCTTGGTTGTAGAGTCCCTTATATACCCCTCCATGTGCCCAGCCATAAACTTTCCTGTAAGAATTAAAGGAACAACAACATCTGTTTGGCATACCTTTGGCTGGTATCAGAGGCTCATTTTGATGCCATTAGAGCACAGACTCACAAGCAAATCAACATATTTCAAGGAATTCTTGCATTCAGCAATATAAATTAAGCCTGCATAATATGCAGTTCAGTAAAACTGCACAAAAACTCTCGTTGGATGGTGAGCCCCAGTGGACGGGTTATCCTCGTCTGCCACAGACTTTGCACACGCTGAAGCAACCACTGCAGCCAACTGACTGATGACAACGCTAGAGTCGACACATGTCCAAAAGCTTAAAACCAAATTTGACAAGGCCAACAGAACAAAAGGAGTTTTAGGAAGTGAAGGTATCTGAATAAGACAATTATCTGCACTGCAGCAACAGAAGTGTTTGAAAGCAGCTTAGTCTTCCCCTGCTGCCAGAAGCTGAACAAGATGCAGATACTTGTTATAGTTGTTATAGTTTTTTTTGTTGTCAGTAAAACATCTGCAAGCATTCCTTTGCTAAACTATCCTCTGAAGATGAAATGCCCCAAAATGGTATTGATGGTGTTGGTTAATGTGGGGAGATAGCCAATGAATGACACTCATGTGAAAGAAACGGTGCTGcctttcagtttcctttttgcTCACATGCATTGAGAACAGAAAGCTAAATAATATCAGCTTCCCCAAGAGCACCAGAAGCAACTTATATAAAGCCAGGAAAGCACTGCCTTAACCTGgaacatcacagaaaaagaaagtcaaaggATACTTACTGGAAACTGACTTTGCAATTTTCTGAccaatgtttaattaaaatgttttagataAACCATGAAGAAAAGAAGTTCTCTTATAGCCTTGAATGCTCAGTGGGGGAGTAACATCTCTCTAAAGCAGTACTCCCACAAACAGAACAGGCACACATACTGGCTGATAGGCAACAGTCCCTCATCAGTGTCTCTCCCCCAAGGTAGTGTCTCATACAGCCAAAATAAACATGGCTGAGATGCTGCCATCATTCCTCCTGTGCTCTGCATCCTTTGACCACATGGCTGCTTAAAGCCAGACAATACACAGGTGAGCAGAAGTAGTCTGCTGACATTCAGCAGTTAAAATCCAGAACacagttttattatttcattagaTCAGAAAGCAGGGCACACCCCCAGGCAAAACTGCAACATACAGTGCAAAACAACTCCAAAAAGCAAACATTGCTGCAAAGGATATTTCCACTCCTATCCAGGAAAACTTTCTAGGAATTTTTAATCTGTTCCACACAGAGCCTGCACAAACCAGCATAAGAATCCACAGGAGAGAACTCACTTGGACAGGATGGGTGAGCCAATTGCCACTAAGGAATGGGGACTATAACAAGGTACGTAAATATAACTATTAAGGTGGATGAAACACATCCAGGACCAGACTGTTGAAAAGATCATGACAAAAGACGACTCTTCTTCCATTTGAAACATCAACAGGGGCACAGAAATAAACTGAGTGTGGAAGGAGTTGATTAACTACAAAGATTAATCTTTGATACAGTTATATCTGAGTAGCAATTCAGAAGCTTAACAGGAATACTTGCACTTGTTTtaccaaaaaccaaccaactccAGAAACACCAGCCCTCCACTTCCCAGCCTTTCAGTGTTGCCTGGTACCTGGAAGGTCCCTTTTGACAGCagttccttcctttccttcccatgcTCCTGTAGGCGCTTCTGCCGCTGCTGCAGGGAACTTGACTCGCCTGCTACAAACCCACTGAAGTGGCTCTTCCCATCCTTACAGCTGActgttccttcttttcctttggcaCTCTGGAAGGCAGAGGAATGATTTGGCAAAGTTACATTTGTGCTGGGCTGCAGAACAAAGAGCAAAAGACGCAGCAAAGAACCCAAGCACCTGCAAGGGCTCCACAAGTCCCTTGTGCTACTACATTCAGGCCCAGCATACACGTGCAAGGAAGGAAAGGACGTTTCATTTTTTCAGGTGAAAGCAAAAGCTTGGAGCAGTGCTGTGCTGCAAGTTAACTTCTTGGATACTGAGCACCTTTCAAACACACACAGTTGAGAATTACCTGGTGATTTGTTGGTTCTTTCTTCCCTAGCAGCATACTGCCAGTCTGTGTTGGAGAAGCCCCACTTGGATGGGCTGGTCTGGAAGGGCCTTTTTTACTTTGGGAGAGAAAAGAGGACAGAAAGCCTCCCCGGGACTGAAGAGAATGTGCAGTACTCCTCTGGCTGCAGGTCATatcactaataaaaaaaaataaccaacaaaaccaacaaaccaaaaacaaacagaatacaAAAGTGTAGCCAGACAACCTGATCAAAGACCACCCAACAAGCAAAGTGCCAGCTGTTTGAACCACTGGAGGACAGATATTCCCTTCCAAGCCAATGGACCACTACCCactaaaactgttttaaaacatcCTGTTAGTGCCTGGAGCAGATCATTATAAAGACTGTAATGAAAGCTCACTTCTCAGAGGTGCCACCGAGACAGTGGGCTCAACTGTTGCTGAATCCCCTGGAGGGCCACCTCAAACTCCTTCTACTCTGTCTGGTTAGTTTAGGAAGACCCCAAGGGAAAGGCAAGGGAatccagattttcaaaaaaacctaTTCAGCTGCAATTCCCAATTCAAGGCATAAAACAGACCTACTTCGAGAGGCATTCACTATCCCGTGTTTCACTGAACACCCTTAGATATTCAGCAAGTCATGTTCAGCAATTTTAAAGTACAGACCTTCTATCTTGAAAACTGGACCCGAAGGAAATAAAGTTTAGATCCATTTCTATGACTACACACACCTCCCTTCTCAGCCCACAATGCCAAAAGCACCAGTTGCTTCCCAGAACATAACTGTCTGACCTCATGCCACTACAGCTTCCTCTTACAGCAGAGCAGCACCCCCGGGGAAGAGGAATACAATTATCTTCACTGTGCCTATCCTCTCTTCTAGAAAGGAACTGTTCTACCAAAGTTGGGCTTTGGGTTGAGCAGAGACATGAAAAAAGCAACCAGGCTGGCCTCCAAACTAAGAGTCAAGTTGCACACACAAGAAATGCCACTTCTaaggcaaatggaaaaaaattaatataggaATAAGTTACCCCATGTCACTCTCCTCCACGTGGACAGATGAACATCAGGGCTTTCCACAGAgcagttaaacaaaacaaaacctcaaattAAACTCTGTAGCCTGCCCTGTGCAGAGTACAGAGCAGTTATCAAGATAGCTCACCAGACACACAAGTCTATTTAATCAGACAGCTTTTAGACTAAAAGAAAGACTTTGTGTGATGTCTGCTAGAACTTCTATTTGTCACTGTCAACAGGATAATTTGATCAATTCCCCCTCCTGTCTGAATAGAAGTGAAAGAAGCACATGAGAAAGTCAAAGCCCCAGCAGCACTATTAATACCTTGTGGCTAAGCTATGTCTGCTTTCAGATccttttaaagcaagaaaaaaaaaaatctcaataattCAAACACACAGACTTGCTTTGTATGATTGTGtactgggggaaaaataaaagtttaaataaCAGTTACACAAGCTGTATCACTGTGGACGTTGCCTAATTTCCACAGATAGGAATACAATAGATGTAGCCATAAAACACTAACTGCAGCAAGTTTATGGGGAATTCTGTGCAAAACTGAGCCTCGCAGAAGAGAAACTCCTTTACCCTTGACTTtgcaaaagaaagcaagcatctCTCCGCAACAACAACCCCTTTGGGTCATACAGTAACAGTGTCTACAAAACAACACGAGGCACTCCCCTACTGCACCAAAGGCACTAAAGCAAATAGGAGTCAAGAGGCAATCCATTTAATTTGAGTAATGCTGCAGGATACTGCACTGCTACCAGTGCCCAGGCTGCCCAGAACACTTTGGTATagtgctgagagcagagcagaatcACTTCCATGTGTGCTTGAGCCCTCACCAATTGGCAAGAATCTCTCTCCCAAATGGTGGGAGTGATGCTCATCATGAATTCTCCCATTAAACCCACTTAGGTCACCAGAACTTCTGCCTTGATTCTCAGGGCAGGGAACAAGGTAATGACCCTCCAGGAGCCTTCCTGAACCAATAAAAGCagcagagcctgtccccagctcTTCCCCTGCAGGCACTCACAGCTCAGAGTCCCCTAGTCGATCCATGTTGGCCACATATGCAGGCAACTTGTGATGCACAGCTGCTTGTTCCACCTCCAGTTCCTCTTTCTTCATGCGGGAGGATTCTGCCTGCAAAGCAAACAGCTACAAGAGAAAACAGCCAAGTAAACAGAGGGTCACTGAGATTCACCTCCTTCCCACTTGCTGAAGTTGTTTACTCCTTTTATTTCAACAGCCCtagaagggaggggagggaagaaagtcTCCTACTGCCTGAGCACCACATTAGTCCAATTAGTCAAAACAATCAGTACTTTACATGCATGAAACTGGAGCCTACTTAAAACCCTTCACTCCTCTCCTTGAGCTGTAGGGACATTAATGGTGCTGGGAAACAAGAGCCAGCCAGGACAGAGCTGATCAGCCACTCCATGCAGGCAGTTCAAGGCCAAGTCAATGCATGTGACTGGCAGTAGGCATGTATGGGCACTGAGCCCAGAAGGtaatcttcacagaatcatagaatggtttgggttaggagggaccttaaagaccatctagttccctgccatgggcagggacaccttccactagacaaGGTTGCTtgaagccctgtccaacctggccttgaacacttccagggagggggcatccacaacctctctgggcaacctgttccagtgcctcaccaccctcacagggaagaatttcttccttatatccaacctaaatctaccctctttcagtttaaaggtattaccccttgtcctgtcactacatgcccttgtaaaaagtccctctccagttttcctgtaggtcccctctTCCCACAGCCAAGGGTTTGGTGAGCTGGCAGGGCACACTGAGGCCAATGCCATCAGGTCACCCTGAAATCCAGCTCCACACCCTGTCCAGCTCTCTCCCAAACACGACAGTGAGATTTATCTCCATGTTATGAAGAAAGAGACAATTTTCTTTTCCGCCCTTAGCAGAGAGGAACCTCAGGATGCAGCTTTCTGTGACAGCTGTGGTTCATGCCTGGGACTCTTTTTCACACGAAGAGTTATTCAGGCTTTTCTGTTTCCGTACATTCGTTTTTCAGATataattcttctttttccttttatcacagCGTTTAAgtaaagaaattacaagaaaaggGAGCTTTAGAAATCCAGCTTGTTATTCATGTATTTGCATTGTTTCAACAGTGAAATCAGAATCACTACTTAATTTCAACTAGCATCAAATTCAGTATTTATCCACACCAATTTTTAAAACGGTATTCTATAGGTAGCTGCTTCCTTTTCTGACCAGTTCTCCAAAAAGGAAAGTTTTACCTCTGCCTAGTTGCCACAGAACGCTTATCCAGTCTGTAAGTGACATCAATCAACATaccacaaacaaaaccagctttgacTAAAAGTACAGAATACAAAAATCGGAGGAAATAAAAGAGCTCTCTTTCAAAACGTACCTTATGCTGTTGTCCCAATTCACGGACCATCTTTGCAGAACCCTCCTGTCAAAGTCTGCCTAATCTACTGACTCCATACAGTACACAGTGACAAACCTcacttttcttttggaaaaaaacctcctttttgAAATCAATTATTCTATTTTACTTCGACATTTTTATGACAAATTAACAGTGTTGATCAGCTACCAAAACAGTTGAAACTGAGCACAACATACAACATAGTATTTTGTAACACAGGAGGTAAAGCACAAAACTTACTTTACTGAAGTATTCATACAGAGAGCTTTTACTCGGTGTGTTTGAGGAAGTGAAACTAAAGTCCTGCTTACATGAATAAGGCTTCCCACTTGTATGTTATCATCCACATGTGATCTGTAGTTTAGAAAGTTCTTAAACTGTAGATTTCCCAAATCTCTCTAATAGGAAATTACACTGGGAAAGGACCAACCCATGTTATATATTCTTACACCCTCTCTCTATGCATCTGCTGCTGATACTGTCAAAAACAAGACATGGAGCTGGGTGTCATTTTGTCTGAACCAGTCAGCCCTTCTTACAGTTTACTGTAAGGTCTAGAGTTGGGAAACACAACATTTACAACATTTCCATTAGTTGATCTAAATTGCTTTAAGTGCACTTCAACCACGGTGAGGCGGCCATTTCAGAAGTATCAGTTTCTGCTTCTTTGCCAGAAGTTATTGCCCATTTCTATTACTCCATCAGGTAAAATTTGGAAGTGACTAAACACTATTCACAAGTTTCCACGCAAAGTCAGCCATATATGCCCTTAACCTGCCACTAGTTTCAGCTTGTCTTGACTTTGAAGTGCAGCAGGAAAGGATTCTGCACAGTATCCAGCCACCTGTCAGATAGCACAGGGAGAGGGACAGTCACCTCCAGCAAAGGGACAGTAATACCCTGAACAGACATTTGACGATATCGTCACAACCCTAAATTTGCTGGAGACAGTTAAAGGACTTATAGAAGAATCTGCATCGGAATAAATGCACTGAACTGAACAGTTACAATTTTCTTGAATGGATGGAACCAATTTTAAAAAACTCACAGCCTCATACAGTCAGCAATTAAAGAGTGACTTCAGTTCTGACCTTATGCCGCAatgattcattttcttcttgtatgAGACTGCTCCTGAGACATTCAGCTTCAAAGTTCAAAATGACTGGAACTGGTGAAGAATGTTAAAGAAAACCAAGGCAAGAATTTCTATGCACCTGGCTTAATTCTAAAAGCCAGCACTCCATACCAGCCATTTGCCTGTAAGACAGCAAAGCTGTGCAGTCCATATTACCAGCAAGAAGTATGTGCAAGGCCAGAAGGCTAGCAACAGCTTAGTTACCTAAGCCAACTTTGTACTTGCTTTGTACTTTACTGTTGCACAAACTATTTCACATGAGTTTTGCAAGGATTTTTAGATTCATCCTTTTTACATGTCAGAAGTGGAGGACAAGACAGGTTATGTTACTGCATTGGTGTACACTGAAGAAACAGTTCAGAATGAGATCTGCACAAGATTTCTAGTCACTAGTGTAGGGATGAGTTCAGCATTAGCAACAACCACAATCGTTTGTGCTCAGGGAATATAACATATTGTCAGATAATTGAACAATAACTATTCCAACATCCTCTGGTAAACACCAGCTTCCTATTAAGTCTTGGCCCTAAGCAATCACCTGAAAGCAGCAAGTTATGTAATACTGTATTCTTGGCACCACTGTTAATAATAGTAAGCATAACAGGGCAAGGGAGATTTAACTATTAGTTGCCAAAA
This genomic window contains:
- the WDR91 gene encoding WD repeat-containing protein 91 isoform X6 translates to MPVPVILNFEAECLRSSLIQEENESLRHKLFALQAESSRMKKEELEVEQAAVHHKLPAYVANMDRLGDSELDMTCSQRSTAHSLQSRGGFLSSFLSQSKKGPSRPAHPSGASPTQTGSMLLGKKEPTNHQSAKGKEGTVSCKDGKSHFSGFVAGESSSLQQRQKRLQEHGKERKELLSKGTFQDFFLQGQSAEKKTDISTAETEPCSELHAEQTETSTKMPASSAEAVAVRQEQPFIVLSQEEYGEHHSSIMYCRVDCSGRRVASLDVDGVIKVWSFNPIMQTKASSISKSPLLSLEWATKRDRLLLLGSGVGTVRLYDTEAKKNLCEISIDEDMPRILSLACSPSGASFVCSAAAQSPISHMDFSAVSYGGKSMNQVPGKLLLWDTKTMKQQLQFSLEPEPIAINCTAFNHNGNLLVTGAADGIVRLFDMQQHECAMSWKAHDGEVYSVEFSYDENTVYSIGEDGKFIQWNIHKSGLKVSEYDLPSEATGPFILSGYSGYKQVQFPRGRLFAFDSEGNYMLTCSSTGGVIFKLNGEEKVLESCLSLGGHRAPVVTVDWSTAMDCGTCLTASMDGKIKLTTLLAQKS
- the WDR91 gene encoding WD repeat-containing protein 91 isoform X5, which encodes MNHSCHRKLHPELFALQAESSRMKKEELEVEQAAVHHKLPAYVANMDRLGDSELDMTCSQRSTAHSLQSRGGFLSSFLSQSKKGPSRPAHPSGASPTQTGSMLLGKKEPTNHQSAKGKEGTVSCKDGKSHFSGFVAGESSSLQQRQKRLQEHGKERKELLSKGTFQDFFLQGQSAEKKTDISTAETEPCSELHAEQTETSTKMPASSAEAVAVRQEQPFIVLSQEEYGEHHSSIMYCRVDCSGRRVASLDVDGVIKVWSFNPIMQTKASSISKSPLLSLEWATKRDRLLLLGSGVGTVRLYDTEAKKNLCEISIDEDMPRILSLACSPSGASFVCSAAAQSPISHMDFSAVSYGGKSMNQVPGKLLLWDTKTMKQQLQFSLEPEPIAINCTAFNHNGNLLVTGAADGIVRLFDMQQHECAMSWKAHDGEVYSVEFSYDENTVYSIGEDGKFIQWNIHKSGLKVSEYDLPSEATGPFILSGYSGYKQVQFPRGRLFAFDSEGNYMLTCSSTGGVIFKLNGEEKVLESCLSLGGHRAPVVTVDWSTAMDCGTCLTASMDGKIKLTTLLAQKS